GACCTCGCCGACCACATCGGCACCGAACAGCAGCACCGAGACGCCCTCACCCGCTGGGACCCCGGAAAGTACAAGCGCCGCAGTCGGGCGACTGCGGCTACGGCTGGGTCCAGCCGTGGGCGAAGCCGCACTGGAGGTCGGTCCAGCGGTGTCGTTCGGCGGGAATGTATTCGGGGGAGTCCTGGAGGTGCGCAAGGGCCTGGACCCACCCGTCCCAGAGGCCGTTGGGCTGGGTGAAGCGGTCGGCGTGGTGGGTGCCGAGGTGGGCGTCGAGGCGGAGGAGGGCACCGAGGGCTGCGGGCTGGTCGTAGCGGAGGTCGGTGCGGGGGAGGTAGCGGTCGAGGTAGGCGGTGAGGATCTCGGCGTCCGCGTGGGTGCCGAAGCGGGCCAGGGCGAAGCAGTAGGCGCCGCCGGAGAAGCAGAACTCGCTGGCGAGGAGCAGGTCGCCGATGCGTTTGCGGAACGTGGCGCGTCGGCCTACGCCGATCAACCAGCCGGCGGTGAGGCGTGAGCGCCACTCGTAGCCGAGGAGGGCCTCCAGCTCGGCGTCGGTGATCGTGGCCGCGTCGTCGATGAGGTGACGGGTGAAGCGTTCGGTGTGTGGCCACCCAGGCCGCAGGATGCGACCGCTCTTCAGGTCGAAGTAGCGCGCGCGGCCTGAGTCCTTCCTCGTCACGTAGCGCTCGATCACGTAGCCGTAGCCGATCTCCTCGGGGTGCTGGAACGGCATCGGTCACCTCTCCGGGTACAGGTCGGCACGGTCGATCCAGGTGGGGGCGACGAAGATGTTCCTGTCGGTGGGGGCTTCGGACGCTTCCAGTAGGGACCAGGTGCGGGACTCCTCGACCAGGTGCTCCCAGGGCGCGGTCCAGTCGAGTTCCCAGTCCAGGCCAGTGTCGGAGATGCCGTACATGCGGTCGGCGTCCACCCGCCAGAACTGGGAGTAGAGGATCACCTGGGCGTGGTCGGCCAAGTCGTTGATGATCTCCGCGAAGTGGGCCGAGGGCCAGCCCGGGGCGTCGTCCGCAGCGGTGGTTCGCAGGTGCGCGGTGAGCGGCGGGACAACGGGGGCGCGTGCGCCGAGTTCGGTCAGGGCCCAGCGGATGCCTTCCGGCTCGCTCCAGTCCGGTGGCGTCGCCCGTTCCAGGCAGGCGCGAAAGGCGCGGCGCACAGGCTCGACCGCGCCGTCGATCTCCAGGCTCGCCAGGGCCATCGCCGCCCATTCCCGGACGGTGGAGTCGTCGCTGCGCAGGAAGGCCACCAGAGCGGGGCCGCAGCGTGGGTCCGCCACCTCTTCGAAGACCTCGATGGCGGTCAGCTGCCCGAAGCCGCCGAGGGAGGGCAGTCCGTCGATGATGGCGGGGATGGCGTCGGAGCCGATGCCGATCAGTTCTGCGCGGGCGTCGTACGACGGGCCGGTCGAGTCGTCGAGCTGCTGGATGAGTCTCTCGATGCGGGTCGTCATGGGCGGTCCCGGCGCCAGAAAGCGGGCAGCCACCAGCAGAGCACCGAGCTGTCGTCGGGCCACGGGACGCGGTCCTCGGCCTCCCAGTCCTCGAAGGAGTCGCGTGTCAGATCGATGGGGCGCCAGGCGGGGTCGAGCGGCTCGTCCTCGGCAGGCGGGCGGACGAACCGCCGACCGTGCTCGTCGCAGGCGCCGAAGTCCTGGTAGTTCCGCTGGGCCTCGATCAGGGAGACCTTATTCGCCCCGCCTGCCATGGTTGGCCAGCGGAACTGGACCCCGTCATCCTCCCAGAAGCAGACGGGGCAGATCTCGTACGAGCCGGGCATCGCGTCCAGCACGCGGTGTCCGCAGCACGGGCAGGGGTAGGAGTCGCTCACCTGCGCAGTCTCCTTGGAGGTCCCGCCGGTGTGCCATGCATTTCTCTGCCTGGGGTGCCCGGCCAGTCCGCAGCCAGTCCGCAGGACACCAGTGAATGGCCGTTGGGAGCCAACGCGTGCCAACCAGGAAGGCCCAGGTCAGAGCTATAGATGGGGCTCCGCCGCAGGTCAGAACCAGTCCGCACACATCGGGCTTCAACGTGTAGCGGGTCACTTGGCACCGCTTCGCTGATCCGGCAAACGTGCAGTTCGGCGAGGGCCCGACTCTTCAGAGCCGGGCCTCCTGGCGGAGGCCCGCGCCCTGGTCGGCTCGGCCCTGCGGACCGGCGCGTCCGCCGACGCGCTGCGCCTGCGACCAGCGTCGCCGCCGGGTGCCGCCGCGCGGGCCGCAGCAGGGCGGCGAAGAACCGCCCGGTCTCGGCCCGTTCGGCGCGCGGCGCCTTCCCCTTCCGCGCCCGCCGCGCGGCCCGGCGCTCGGTGCGCCGGCCGAGCTTCACCAGCAGCGCCGGCAGCACGGTCAGCGAGCCCGCCACCGCCACGGCGACGACCAGGACGGTGCCCGTGGCGAGCGAGGAGAAGATCACGTCGGTGGCGAGATAGAGGGTGGCCGTGGACGCGATCACCGCGAGTCCGGAGATCACGATCGACCGCCCGGCCGTCGCCGCCGCCAGCTCCACGAGCGCCTCCGACGTGAGCCGCCCGCCCGCGCGTGCCCGCTCCTCCCGCTCCCGCTTGAGGTAGAAGAGCGTGTAGTCGACGCCGACCGCCAGGCCGATCAGGAGGATCAGGTTCGTGCCCACGCCCGCGTCCGGGATCAGGTGCGAGGCCAGCATGTTGAGACCCATCGCCGCGGCGATCGAGGTCAGCGCCAGCAGCAGCGGCACCCCGGCCATCACCGCCGAGCCGAAGACGACCAGCAGCGTGATCAGCGTGACCGGCAGCGAGATCCGCTCCGAGAGGGCGAGGTCCTCGTCGCGCTGGTCGTTGACGCCCTTGCTGATCGCGGGGGAGTCGGTCTCCTCGATCTTCAGACCAGGGTGGGCCCTCGCCACCTTCTCGGTCTCCGCCAGCAGCGGGACGACGTTCTTCTTGCCCTCCAGCTCGGGGCCCTTGAGGGTCACCGACACGCGGACGGTGTCGCCGTCGCGCGAGCGCACCGGATCGGCGACGCTCGCGACCTCCGGCAGTTTCGCCATCCGCGCGGCGACGTCCCGGGCCGCGGCCTCCGCGCCGTCGCCACCGCGGATCGTGACGTGCTCGACCGGCTTGCGCTGAAGCCCGGCCTCGGTCGCCAGCTGCTCGGCCCGGCCGGCCTCGCCGACCCAGAAGTCCTCGGTGGTCGCTTGGTGGCTTCCGGCCGTCATCCCTGCGCTGAGGCACAGCACTACGAAGACGAGCCAGCCGATGATCGCCCGCCAGGGGTGGAGGGCGCTCCAGCGCGCCATCCTTACGGAGATGTTGGTCATGACATCGATGCTGGCCGCGAGGCCCGGGGTGGCATCAGGACCGGCAGGTCGAACCTCGTGTCCACCGACCGGTGGACACGGGCCGGGGGTTTCCCCCACGCATGGCCCGCCGCGGCCACCGCCGGCGTGGCCTCACGGCCACCACAAGCGGCAGAGTCCCCGGGGTGCGGGGGGAGCGGAAGGGCCGCCGGTTTGCCGACACGAGGACACCTCGCCGCCTCGGAGCCCCCGGCCGGACCGCGGCCAGTCCGTCCGCCCCGGCCCGCGGCCTCCCGCTCGTCCGCGCCTCCCGCTCGTCCGCGCCTCCCGCTCGTCCGCGCCTCCCGCTCGTCCGCGGCCTCCCGCTCGTCCGCGCCTCCCGCTCGTCCGCGGCCTCCCGCTCGTCCGGGGCGTGCGTCCCGTCCGGCGTCCGCTACTTCGTGGCCCCCTGCGCGAACCCGTTGTAGATGTAGCGCTGGAGGAACAGGAAGATCACCAGGGTCGGCACGATCACGAGGATGGCTCCGGCGGAGATGTTCTCCCAGTGCGCCCCGAAGGGCCCCTTGAAGCGGAACAGGGCCGTCGACATCGTTCCGAGTTCCTCGGAGGGCATGTAGAGGAACGGGATGTAGAAGTCGTTGTACGTGGTGATGCCCTTGATGATGACCACGGTCGCGACCGCCGGCTTGAGCAGCGGAAAGATGATCTTCCGGTAGATCGTGAAGGAGTTGGCGCCGTCGAGCCGTGCCGCCTCGTCGAGGGATTTGGGGATGCCGCGGATGAACTGCAGGAAGATGTAGATCGACACGATGTCGGTGCCCATGTACAGCAGGATCGGCGCCCAGCGGGTGTCGAACAGGCCGAAGCTGTTGACGACCTGGAAGGTGGCGACCTGCGTGGTCACGCCGGGGACCAGGGTGGCGATCAGGAACAGGGCCATGACGAGGCCCTTGAAGCGGAAGTCGAAGCGGTCGATGGCGTACGCCGTCATGGAGCCGATGAGTACGGTGCCGGTGATGGAGAACAGCAGGATGAAGGCGGTGTTGCCGAAGGCCGTCAGCAGGTGGCCGTCGGTGAACGCCGTGGCGTAGTTGGAGAAGTTCAGCCAGTCGTCCGGCAGGGCCAGGGCGCCCTGTCCGTCGGAGATCTCGTCGTAGGACTTCAGCGAGGTCAGGAACACCACGAGGAGGGGGACGAGGACGACGAGGGAGGCGATGACCAGCGACAGATAGGTGAGCGCGGTGCCGACGCGGGGGCGTCGGCGGGAGGGGTCCCGGTCGGGGACGGCGACGGTCATACGAGGTCCACCCTCTCGTCGGGCACGATGCGGCGCTGGATCCAGGTGATCAGCAGGATGAGAGCCAGCAGCACCACCGCACAGGCGGAGGCCAGACCGGTCTTGTTGAACTGGAAGGCGAACTTCACCGTCTGGATGACGAACGTCGAGGTCTCGGTCGCGCCGCCGGTCATGATGTACGGGATCTCGAAGACGGACAGCGAGCCGGAGATCGCCAGGATGACGCTCAGGCTCAGCACGGGCCGGATGCCCGGCGCGATGATGTGCCGGAACTGCTGCCACCGACTGGCGCCGTCGAGCTGGGCGGCCTCGTAGAGCTCCCCGGGGATGGACTGGATCGCGCCGAGGAACAGGACGAAGTTGAGGCCGGTGAAGCGCCACACGGACACGCCGGCCAGTGAGGTGTTGGCGGACTCCGGGCTGCCGAGCCAGGCGTGGTCGCCGTCCGCGCCGAACCAGGACAGCACGGAGTCGAGGGTGCCGCCGTCCTGGAAGAAGTAGAGGAAGACGAAGCCGATCGCGACCCCGTTGATCAGGTACGGGAAGAACAGGATGCCCTTGAACAGGTTCCTGAAGCGCAGGTCGAAGCTGAGGACGGTGGCGAAGTACAGGGCGACGGTGATCTGCACGACGGACGCCGTGAGGTAGTAGAGGCTGACCGCGAAGACCTTGAAGAGTTCGGGCCGGGTGAACAGCTCGGTGTAGTTGTCGCCGCCGACGAAGTTCCGGTCGGGGCTGACGCCGTCCCAGTCGGTGAAGCTGTAGAAGATCATGTTGCCCACCGGCACGTAGGTGAACGTGACCAGCAGGGCGAGCGGGGCCAGGAGGAACAGCCACGGGGTGACACGGCGCAACGGCCGGTCGTGCCACGAGGCGCCGCCCGGTGCACGGTGGCGGGACCGCCGCCCGGCGGTCCCGTGCTTCTCGGCGGCCGTGCCGGCCGCGCCGGCCGCCACGGGCGGGGACGCGGTGGAGGGGGTACGGGTCATAGCGGGGCCAGGGCCTTTCGTCGTCCGCTGAGGGGAACGGGGCGCGGAGTCCCTCCCGTCCGGGGGAGGGACCCGGCTGGGCGACGGTTCAGGAGCCGACCGTCCGCCTGGCCTGCGACCAGCGCTCGTCCAGTTCGTCGAAGTAGCCGTCGAGCGTCCCGTCCACGGCGCCGCGCGCGATGTCGATCAGCTTCTGGCGGTAGTCGGGCTTGGCCAAGCCGATCTCGGAGGCGTTGTCGATGGCGTTGACCTCGGACGTCCGTGCCTCGGACCGCTCCACGATCTTGACATCGTTGTCTACGTATTCCTGAAGGGTGTCCGGCATCCCCTCGGACTTCAGGGCGGAGACCGCGCCCTCCTTCGCCGCGTAACCCGACTTCTCGGTGAACCAGTCGATCCAGGCCCGGGCCGCGCTCTTGTGGTCGGAGTGGACGTTCACGGCCTGCTGGTAGTCGGAGACCAGGGTGGCGCAGAACCTGCCGCCCTCCTGGGCCGGGACGGGCATGAAGCCGATGTCGTCGGGGTTCTCGCCGGCCTTCTCGGCCGCGTCCCGCATCTGGTTGATCGCCCAGGAGCCGAGCATCATGCTGCCCACCTCGCCCTTGGCCAGCAGGGTCTTCGAGCTCTCCCAGTTGGTGGTGGCCGGGTCCTTCTCCGAGAGCTTCTCGTGGACGATGTCGTGGAGCAGGGTGTCGAGCGCGTGGAGGTCCGTGCCCTCCTCCCAGGGCTTGTCCATCTCGGCCAGCTTGTCCGACGCCTGGCTGTCGCAGCTGACCGAGCCGACGCTGTTGGTCCAGGTGCCGCTGAGCGGCCAGCCGTCCTTGAAGTTGGTGTAGTACGGCGTGGCGCCGGTCTTCCGCTCGACGGCCCTGAGGTCGTCCAGGAACTGCCGCGTCGTGGTGGGCCACTCGGAGATACCGGCCTGCTTCCACAGCGCCTTGTTGTAGACGAAGCCGTTGGCGGTGCCGAAGGTGGCGATCCCGTAGGTCCTGCCGTCGACGTCGGTCTTGTCGGTGAAGCGGTACGTGCTCTTCATCGTCGAGGTGTCGCCGAGCGGCGCGAAGAACTTGGGGTAGTCGCCCTTGGCGATCACCCCGGGGATGAGCAGGACGTCGCCGTAGTCCTCGGTGTTCATGCGGATCTTCACCTCACCCTCGTAGTCGGTGAGGCCCTCGAAGCCGACCTTCACCTCGGGGTAGGTCTTGTTGAACTCGGCGGCGTACTTCTTCATCGTGCCGTCCTGGATCAGGTCGGTGCGATTGGTCAGGACGGTGATGTCCCCCGAGACGCCGTCCGGGTTGACCGGCGCGGCGGCTGTCTCGTCGGCGTTCGGGCTCCCGCCCCCGCTGCACCCCGCGACGGTCAGCATCGCGGTGGTGAGCAGAGCGACGCCCAGCGTCTTCTTCCCCATGTGCCCAGCTCCTTCCAGGGACTACGGCTCGGGCTCCGGTGGTTGTCGGCGACTATGGCAGGCAGGCGTGAACCGGTAAAGCTGAAGACTTGACCGCGATATCCAATCGTTACCTGTCCGAGGTGGTGGTGCGGGAAATCGGTTGTCGTAGCTGGGCGGTTACTGACGGACGAGCTGTCGGGAGAGGGCTAGACCGGTTCACTGGCGGAGGGTTAAGTTGAGCCGCACCGCACATGAATCCGGGCCCGTCCCGCCTAAGGAGCCGCACATGAAGGAAGTCGTCCAGCTCGCCGAGGGCTGGAGCCTCTGCCACAGCGACGGTCCGCTGCCCGCCCGGGTCCCCGGCTGTGTCCACACCGATCTGCTCGCCGCCGGTCTGATCCCGGACCCCTTCCTCGGCGCCAACGAGCCGGAGGTGGCCTGGGTCGGGCGGCGTTCCTGGAGCTACGTCCGGGATCTGGCCGCCTCCGACACCGCCGGGACGGGGCACGAGCGGACCGACCTCGTCTTCGACGGGCTGGACACGGCCGCGACCGTCACGCTGGACGGGCGGGAGCTCGGGCGCACCCGCAACATGCACCGCCGTCACCGCTTCGACGTCACCGGTCACCACGGGCGGCTGACGGTGGACTTCGCCTCCGCATACGACGAGGCCGCGTCGGTGCGAGCGCTGACGGGGGAGCGGCCCAACGTCTATCCCGAGCCGTTCCAGTACATCCGCAAGATGGCGTGCAGTTTCGGCTGGGACTGGGGCCCGACGCTGGTGACCGCCGGCATCTGGCGTCCGGTCCGGCTGGAGCGCTGGTCGACGGCGCGACTGGCCGGGGTGCGTCCGCTGGTGACCGTCCAGGACGGCACCGGGCGGGTCGAGGTGCGGGTCGAGGTCGAGCGCACCGCGCAGGGTGCGGCCCGTCGCCTCGCCGTGCGCGCCGCCGTCGCGGGCGCCGAGGCCCATGCCGCCGTCGACGGAACGCAGGCCGTGCTGACGCTCGACGTACCCGACGTCTCCCTGTGGTGGCCGCGCGGCTACGGCGCACAACCGCTCTACGAGCTGGAGGTCGAACTGACCGAGGGCGGTGCCGAGGGCGGGACCGCGGACGGGACCGCGAGCGGGGCCGGGAACGGGACGGGCTACGGGACCGCGAACGGCGCCGGGAACCGGACCACGGGCCGGCGGCTGGACTCCTGGCGCCGCCGGATCGGTTTCCGCAGCGTGGAACTCGACCGCTCCCCGGACGAGCACGGCACCGGGTTCACCCTGGTCGTCAACGGCGTACCCGTCTTCGCGCGCGGCGTGAACTGGATCCCCGACGACGTCTTCCCCTCCCGGATCACGCCCGAGCGCTACCGCACCCGGCTGCGTCAGACGGCCGACGCCGGAGTGGACCTGGTGCGGATCTGGGGCGGCGGCATCTACGAGGACGACGCCTTCTACGACGTCTGCGACGAGCTGGGCCTCATGGTCTGGCAGGACTTCCTCTTCGCCTGCGCCGCCTATCCCGAGGAGCAGCCGTTGCGCGGCGAGGTGGAGGCCGAGGCCCGGGACAACGTTGTCCGGCTGATGCCGCACCCGAGCCTCGTGCTGTGGAACGGCAACAACGAGAACCTGTGGGGCTTCAGGGACTGGGACTGGGAGCCCGCGCTCGCCGGTGACTCCTGGGGCGGCGGCTACTACCTGGACCTGCTGCCCCGCGTCGTCGCCGAGCTCGATCCGACCCGGCCCTACACCGCGGGCAGCCCCTGGTCCGGATCGTGGGACCACCACCCCAACGACCCGGCCCACGGGACGCACCACTCCTGGGAGGTCTGGAACCGCCGGGACTACGCCGAGTACCGCGACTCCGTCCCCCGCTTCGTGTCGGAGTTCGGCTGGCAGGCGCCGCCCGCCATGGCGACCCTGCGGCGCGCGCTGCCGGGGGAGCGGCTCGCCCCCGACTCGCCCGGCATGCTGCACCACCAGAAGGCCGAGGACGGCAACGGCAAACTGAACCGGGGCGTCGAACGCCACTTCGACCTGCCGACGGACGACTTCGACCGCTGGCACTACCTCACCCAGGTCGTCCAGGCCCGTGCCGTCGCCGCCGGCATCGAACACTGGCGTGCGCACTGGCCGGTCTGCGCGGGCACCGTCGTGTGGCAGATCAACGACTGCTGGCCGGTGAGCTCCTGGGCCGCCATCGACGGCGACGGCAGGCCCAAGCCCCTGTACCACGAGCTGCGCCGGGTCTACGCGGACCGGCTCCTCACGCTCCAGCCGGGCACCGACGGCCCGGTCCTCGCCGTCGTCAACCAGGCCGCGGAGCCGTGGCAGGCCCCGGTGACCCTGCGCAGGCTGCGGGCGGACGGTACCGAGGTGGCGCACCTGGTCGTCGACGTGACCGTCGCCCCCCGCTCGGTGCACCGGCAGGAGGTGCCGCGGGAACTGGCGCCGGACGAGCGGTCGGGCAAGGAACTCCTCGTCGCCGACTGCCGCGAGCTGCGGGCGCTGCATGTGCCGGTACCGGACAAGGACTTCGCGTATCCGGCCCCCCGCTACGACGTCGCCGTCGAGTCTCCGGTCGGTGGTGGTGCGGGTAGTGTCGAGGTCGTGGTGACAGCACACACTCTCGTACGTGACCTTCTCCTGCAGGCCGACCGGCTCGGCCCGGACGCGGTCTGCGACACCGGACTGCGCACCCTGCTTCCCGGAGAACGGGCCCGGCTGCGGGTCGTGGGCGCGACCGAGGCCGGCGCCAACGCCGTACGCGCCGCCCTGTACTGCGTGGCACCGGCGTGAGCGCACCCTCCGAGCGCGTCACCATCAAGGACGTGGCCGCCGCCGCGGGCGTGTCGAAGGGTGCCGTGTCGCTGGCGTTCAACCACAAGCCGGGCGTCTCGGAGGCCACCCGGGAGCGGATCTTCGCGGCGGCCCGGCAGCTGGGCTGGGCGCCCAACTCCTCGGCCCGCAGCCTGTCGCGCCAGTCGGTCGACACCGTCGGGCTGGCGATCTGCCGGCCGGCCCGGCTGCTCGGCCTGGAGCCGTTCTACATGGAGTTCGTCTCCGGCATCGAGAGCGTGCTGGCCGAGCGGGACTGCTCGCTGCTGCTACGGCTGGTCGACTCGCTGGAGGAGGAGATCGGTCTCCAGGAGCGCTGGTGGAGGGAGCGGCAGGTCGGGGGCTCGATCCTGGTCGACTTCCATCGGGAGGACCCGCGGGTCGAACCGCTGCGGCGACTCGGACTGCCCGCCGTCGCCGTCGGGCACCCTTCCCTGACCGGGGGTTTCCCCTCCGTATGGACCGACGACGCCGCCGCCGTCGCCGAGGCGGTGCGCTACCTGGCGGCGCTGGGCCACCGGCGCATCGCGCACGTGGGCGGCCCCCGCGGCCTGGGGCACAGCGCCATCCGGACGACCGCGTTCGAACAGACCATGGCCGAACTCGGCCTGCGGGGCGGCCTGCACGCGGAGACGGGTTTCTCGGGCGACGAGGGGGCACGCGCGACGCGCTCCCTGCTGCTCACCCCGGAACGGCCCACGGCGATCCTCTACGACAACGACATCATGGCGGTCGCCGGACTCGGTGTGGCGGCCGAGATGGGCATCTCGGTGCCGGACGACCTGTCGCTGCTGGCCTGGGACGACTCCCAGCTGTGCCGGCTGACCCATCCGACGCTGTCCGCGATGAGCCACGACGTGCACGGTTTCGGGGCGCAGGTCACGCGCGTGCTGTTCGAGGTGCTCGACGGCCGGCAGGTCGCCTCCCGGCCGGTGGCGACACCGTCCCTCGTACCGCGTGCCTCGACCGCGTCACCTCGTTCCTAGAGCGGGCACGCACGGGTGTGGAGCGGGGCGTCCGTCGCGCTCCACACCGGACATGTACCGGTTCACCGACCAGGAACGTAGAGCCGCGTTGGGCGGCTGTCAATGAGTCCCGCAGCGGCTTCATGGGCTGGTGAGCGCCCGTTCTGCGGCACGTGCACATGCTGGTCAGCGCGTTTAGCGGTTTAGTTCGGGAGGCCTCGGCGGGCCCGGTGAACGGATCGCGCCTCGACTATTGACATGAGCGGAACAGCCGGTGCCTCATGGTGGGGCGACGAGCCGTCCGCGGCCCGGCCCGGCCCGAGCCGTCGCGCACCGGAACCGGTTGCCCGGTGCTCACTCCGCTCCACCCCCGAGGCGCCCGCGAGGCGCACGTCAGGCGTGCCCGCGGTCGACCGACATCGTTGTCATCGGGCGCTCAGCGACATGAGGAGAGACATGCGAAAACCACGTAGAGCCCTGTTCTCGACGGCGGGGGCGGCGTTCGCCGCCGTCCTCGGCCTGGTGGTCTCGCTGGCCGGACCCACCACGGGCACGGCGGAGGCGGCACCCACCGGTATCCGCGTCAGCGGCGGCCGGGTGGTCGAGGCCGACGGGAGCGACTTCGTCATGCGCGGGGTCAACCACGCCCACGCGTGGTACCCCGACCGCACGGGTTCCCTCGCCGACATCGCGGCCGAGGGGGCCAACACCGTCCGCGTCGTGCTCAGCAGCGGCGACCGCTGGACCCGGACGAGTGCCGCCGAGGTCTCCTCCGTCATCGGCCGGTGCAAGGCAGCCAAGGTCATCTGCGTGCTGGAGGTGCACGACACCACCGGCTACGGGGAGGACGGCGCCGCGACCTCCCTGGACAGGGCGGCGAACTACTGGATCGGCGTGCGGAGCGCGTTGGAGGGCCAGGAGGACTACGTCGTCGTCAACATCGGCAACGAGCCGTTCGGCAACACCGGCTACAGCGCGTGGACCGGCGCGACGAAGGCGGCGATCGGCAAGCTGCGCGGTGCGGGCATCGACCACGCCCTGATGGTCGACGCCCCCAACTGGGGCCAGGACTGGTCCGGCACGATGAGGAACAACGCCGCGTCCGTCCTCGCCTCCGACCCCGACCGCAACACCATCTTCTCGATCCACATGTACGGGGTCTACGACACCGCCGCCGAGGTACGGGACTACCTGCACGCCTTCACCGACAACGGACTGCCCATCGTGGTGGGCGAGTTCGGTGACCGGCACAGCGACGGCAACCCCGACGAGGACGCCATCATGGCCACCGCGCGGACCCTGGGCGTCGGCTACATCGGCTGGTCGTGGAGCGGCAACGGCAGCGGCGTCGAGTACCTCGACATGGTCAACGGCTTCGACGCGAACTCACTGACCGGCTGGGGCAACCGCATCCTCAACGGCAGCGACGGCATCGCCGCCACGTCCAGGACCGCCCGCGTCTACGGCGGCGGGGGCGGCACGGGCGGCGGCACCGCGCCCAACGGATACCCGTACTGCGTGGACGGCGGCTCGTCCGACCCGGACGGGGACGGCTGGGGCTGGGAGAACAACCGCTCCTGCGTCGTCCGCGGCAGCGCCGCCGACCGCTGACGCCGCTCGCCCGTCCACGGGGCTGTCCGGCCGTCCTCCCGCCCACGGGGAGGCGGGAGGACGGCCCCCTGGCGCGTCGCCCGCCCGGTGTCACCGGCCCCTCGTGCCGTCGATCAGTTCCCGCAGGATGTTCGCGTGGCCGGC
This region of Streptomyces ambofaciens ATCC 23877 genomic DNA includes:
- a CDS encoding carbohydrate ABC transporter permease, whose amino-acid sequence is MTVAVPDRDPSRRRPRVGTALTYLSLVIASLVVLVPLLVVFLTSLKSYDEISDGQGALALPDDWLNFSNYATAFTDGHLLTAFGNTAFILLFSITGTVLIGSMTAYAIDRFDFRFKGLVMALFLIATLVPGVTTQVATFQVVNSFGLFDTRWAPILLYMGTDIVSIYIFLQFIRGIPKSLDEAARLDGANSFTIYRKIIFPLLKPAVATVVIIKGITTYNDFYIPFLYMPSEELGTMSTALFRFKGPFGAHWENISAGAILVIVPTLVIFLFLQRYIYNGFAQGATK
- a CDS encoding ABC transporter substrate-binding protein is translated as MGKKTLGVALLTTAMLTVAGCSGGGSPNADETAAAPVNPDGVSGDITVLTNRTDLIQDGTMKKYAAEFNKTYPEVKVGFEGLTDYEGEVKIRMNTEDYGDVLLIPGVIAKGDYPKFFAPLGDTSTMKSTYRFTDKTDVDGRTYGIATFGTANGFVYNKALWKQAGISEWPTTTRQFLDDLRAVERKTGATPYYTNFKDGWPLSGTWTNSVGSVSCDSQASDKLAEMDKPWEEGTDLHALDTLLHDIVHEKLSEKDPATTNWESSKTLLAKGEVGSMMLGSWAINQMRDAAEKAGENPDDIGFMPVPAQEGGRFCATLVSDYQQAVNVHSDHKSAARAWIDWFTEKSGYAAKEGAVSALKSEGMPDTLQEYVDNDVKIVERSEARTSEVNAIDNASEIGLAKPDYRQKLIDIARGAVDGTLDGYFDELDERWSQARRTVGS
- a CDS encoding glycoside hydrolase family 2 protein translates to MKEVVQLAEGWSLCHSDGPLPARVPGCVHTDLLAAGLIPDPFLGANEPEVAWVGRRSWSYVRDLAASDTAGTGHERTDLVFDGLDTAATVTLDGRELGRTRNMHRRHRFDVTGHHGRLTVDFASAYDEAASVRALTGERPNVYPEPFQYIRKMACSFGWDWGPTLVTAGIWRPVRLERWSTARLAGVRPLVTVQDGTGRVEVRVEVERTAQGAARRLAVRAAVAGAEAHAAVDGTQAVLTLDVPDVSLWWPRGYGAQPLYELEVELTEGGAEGGTADGTASGAGNGTGYGTANGAGNRTTGRRLDSWRRRIGFRSVELDRSPDEHGTGFTLVVNGVPVFARGVNWIPDDVFPSRITPERYRTRLRQTADAGVDLVRIWGGGIYEDDAFYDVCDELGLMVWQDFLFACAAYPEEQPLRGEVEAEARDNVVRLMPHPSLVLWNGNNENLWGFRDWDWEPALAGDSWGGGYYLDLLPRVVAELDPTRPYTAGSPWSGSWDHHPNDPAHGTHHSWEVWNRRDYAEYRDSVPRFVSEFGWQAPPAMATLRRALPGERLAPDSPGMLHHQKAEDGNGKLNRGVERHFDLPTDDFDRWHYLTQVVQARAVAAGIEHWRAHWPVCAGTVVWQINDCWPVSSWAAIDGDGRPKPLYHELRRVYADRLLTLQPGTDGPVLAVVNQAAEPWQAPVTLRRLRADGTEVAHLVVDVTVAPRSVHRQEVPRELAPDERSGKELLVADCRELRALHVPVPDKDFAYPAPRYDVAVESPVGGGAGSVEVVVTAHTLVRDLLLQADRLGPDAVCDTGLRTLLPGERARLRVVGATEAGANAVRAALYCVAPA
- a CDS encoding DUF6000 family protein, with amino-acid sequence MPFQHPEEIGYGYVIERYVTRKDSGRARYFDLKSGRILRPGWPHTERFTRHLIDDAATITDAELEALLGYEWRSRLTAGWLIGVGRRATFRKRIGDLLLASEFCFSGGAYCFALARFGTHADAEILTAYLDRYLPRTDLRYDQPAALGALLRLDAHLGTHHADRFTQPNGLWDGWVQALAHLQDSPEYIPAERHRWTDLQCGFAHGWTQP
- a CDS encoding CPCC family cysteine-rich protein gives rise to the protein MSDSYPCPCCGHRVLDAMPGSYEICPVCFWEDDGVQFRWPTMAGGANKVSLIEAQRNYQDFGACDEHGRRFVRPPAEDEPLDPAWRPIDLTRDSFEDWEAEDRVPWPDDSSVLCWWLPAFWRRDRP
- a CDS encoding LacI family DNA-binding transcriptional regulator — protein: MSAPSERVTIKDVAAAAGVSKGAVSLAFNHKPGVSEATRERIFAAARQLGWAPNSSARSLSRQSVDTVGLAICRPARLLGLEPFYMEFVSGIESVLAERDCSLLLRLVDSLEEEIGLQERWWRERQVGGSILVDFHREDPRVEPLRRLGLPAVAVGHPSLTGGFPSVWTDDAAAVAEAVRYLAALGHRRIAHVGGPRGLGHSAIRTTAFEQTMAELGLRGGLHAETGFSGDEGARATRSLLLTPERPTAILYDNDIMAVAGLGVAAEMGISVPDDLSLLAWDDSQLCRLTHPTLSAMSHDVHGFGAQVTRVLFEVLDGRQVASRPVATPSLVPRASTASPRS
- a CDS encoding carbohydrate ABC transporter permease; this encodes MTRTPSTASPPVAAGAAGTAAEKHGTAGRRSRHRAPGGASWHDRPLRRVTPWLFLLAPLALLVTFTYVPVGNMIFYSFTDWDGVSPDRNFVGGDNYTELFTRPELFKVFAVSLYYLTASVVQITVALYFATVLSFDLRFRNLFKGILFFPYLINGVAIGFVFLYFFQDGGTLDSVLSWFGADGDHAWLGSPESANTSLAGVSVWRFTGLNFVLFLGAIQSIPGELYEAAQLDGASRWQQFRHIIAPGIRPVLSLSVILAISGSLSVFEIPYIMTGGATETSTFVIQTVKFAFQFNKTGLASACAVVLLALILLITWIQRRIVPDERVDLV
- a CDS encoding HEAT repeat domain-containing protein — its product is MTTRIERLIQQLDDSTGPSYDARAELIGIGSDAIPAIIDGLPSLGGFGQLTAIEVFEEVADPRCGPALVAFLRSDDSTVREWAAMALASLEIDGAVEPVRRAFRACLERATPPDWSEPEGIRWALTELGARAPVVPPLTAHLRTTAADDAPGWPSAHFAEIINDLADHAQVILYSQFWRVDADRMYGISDTGLDWELDWTAPWEHLVEESRTWSLLEASEAPTDRNIFVAPTWIDRADLYPER